DNA from Brassica napus cultivar Da-Ae chromosome C4, Da-Ae, whole genome shotgun sequence:
CAACGCAAGAAAATTGATGCAGCTTATATTGTAGTTTATTCATCTTTTGTTATATATGCATAGATCGATCTCTCGTtacatcaaattaaaaaaaaaaactttctatccAGTTCAATTCCATGAGACATTTTATATGACTCATGAACCCTAATAACGGTCAAAACACATTAGAAAAAAACTAGAACTAATCATTACTAGTATTAGAAATTTAACGCCTATATGTATATACTGAGACCTAATACCTTTTACTCCGATTTGTTTTCTCGTTTTTATTTTAACAGAGTATTGAACTCTGGAAAGAGTTAACCAAAGACATATATGATGAGCAGCCTACACTTGATACAACGGGACAACCAAATAATGTTAAATCCGGTGAAGAAGATTCCTCTCAGGATAAATCTGTCGATGAGGTCAAAGAAAGACCTATTCAACACTGGGCTATGCGCCTTGGTGAGGCCAAAGAATCACCGAGCCAACACTGGGATATGTGTGGTACGTTCTCTACAGTTATATTATAGTCTTATAATTCCTTTTGAAGTATCTTTTGGTTTCCATGATTTCCCACTTCGTTTCTTGACGTTCAAGtatgaactttaattttttatgaCAGCATCAAAAATTTCAGAGAGTTTGATTCAAGAACAAGGGGATGATGAAGttgatgaaaaagaaaaagaagatgacGAGGGTACAGTTTCGGAATCTAGTGGTGAAGAAGACATGTGTGAGCTTACTTTGGGAAACTCGGCCTCGAGATATCGCCCTAATCTTCACCATCATCATAATGAAGAAGCTAGTACTGTAAGTTTGAAGCAGTTCTTTCACAACTTTATCATATCCAATTCAGGTAACGTTAATCAGTTGCTAGTTTGGTTATTGTCTTTTGACTTAATCTTTGGTGGTCAGGGTTATGGTTATGGGCAATTAAATGATGATgattataaatcatggagtgatGATTATGAAAGCTTGTACAAGTTTTATCTTATGAGGGCCCCTTTGGGGTCGTCCTACGTACCTCCTGGGCTCCCTCTCCATAAAGAAAATAATGTAAGTTTGAAGCATTTTTATTTCACATCTTTATATCCACCCTCAACAAAAACTAGAATGGTATATCACCGTAACGTAATCGTATTAATGAATCTGGTAGTTCTAATCAgttgttaattattattattttctttgacTGAATCTTTATGATTAGGCTTTATATTTTAAGAGGGGGAATCCTTATCATATGTCAATAAATGATGATACGTCTtccaaaaaagatgatgaatcatgtgaggaagaggaagaggaagaggctaAGTTGGAGACCTCGGAGACGAGCTATATCCCTAGTGGGTACCATCATCGTGATGAAGAAGACACCGTAAGTTTGAATCAGTTCTTCACAtctatttatatttatgcttACAAGAACTAGGGGAATTCATTAATTCTAATAACTTGCTAGTTTGGTTTATTTTCTTTGATTGGATCTTTATGGTTGT
Protein-coding regions in this window:
- the LOC111205050 gene encoding uncharacterized protein LOC111205050 yields the protein MGGVEDNHWVDLMIDKIGFALTKVDESIQKSIELWKELTKDIYDEQPTLDTTGQPNNVKSGEEDSSQDKSVDEVKERPIQHWAMRLGEAKESPSQHWDMCASKISESLIQEQGDDEVDEKEKEDDEGTVSESSGEEDMCELTLGNSASRYRPNLHHHHNEEASTGYGYGQLNDDDYKSWSDDYESLYKFYLMRAPLGSSYVPPGLPLHKENNALYFKRGNPYHMSINDDTSSKKDDESCEEEEEEEAKLETSETSYIPSGYHHRDEEDTDSRIRCEQLKRASSRARDGYELLKNDDTSSENEEDPWNEDDVNEYWRLKYRIMSDATNLSLVDGDDDDDDDVYIDDIYIDDDDLSDQLQGFVDVKEEEIENKTECDWVFVTRD